CGATTTTAAGATTCACTATGTGTACCAAAGATTATAGAGATAGGTAGGTAagataagataaatatttttgtctctACAAATATAATTCGTCACAGCCTTATTGACACGTAAAGTCATTTGTTTTGGATGAACAATAACGTCATAATGATTCTCTTTACGATAACGTGACGTAACGTTAAGAACTTAAAATACTCTCAAAATAACAGACAATaattttaccataaaaatataaattacttactctaaaacaaaaacagtatcATTTGTATACTTCTAAACTCTTATTCAGTTCCTTATGATTAGCTACATTTGTACGTTCGTCTCTTTCAGACGGGAACGTTAACTGAAGATGGGTTAGACTTCTATGCTGTGATACCTTCACGCTCTGGAGAGAAGTTCGGAGAGCGTGTAGTGGAAGTCGGCGCATTACCAGCCGCCAGTCCGCTCGTACAAGCCCTTGCTTCGTGCCATTCACTCACTAGTATACAGGGACAATTGAAAGGCGATCCACTTGATCTGAAAATGTTTGAATTTACTCAATGGGTAAGTTTTCTTTACTTCCTACaactacaataatatttttttaattatctgcaTTCACATGACAAGTTCTAAGAACATATTGTGAAAAAATCTGTGTCAATTTTGTTGCGCAATGTTATGCTTCCGAATGacgcataataataaatatagaaatggTTCACACGCGAATACGATAATGATCGCTGTAATTCCAGGTAAGGATACTTTCATCACAAATTCACATTGTAAatgttttgataattatttagaGTTATTCTACTTTCAAGTACGAACGAACTTAAAACATTCCTTACATTCAGACTGTCTGCGTCACGCGTTACAAACAGTTTGCGTCCCCATCACACAATTATCATTACGCCTCAATTGTGATCTCATTCATTCCCATTAAACATTACTCACGGACGCAATGATGTTTACTCAGAATATTCCAAGTGATGTGTTTGATAACAATCATTATCAGATTTGTTTTGATCTGATTAACACAAGGAAATGTATCGAAGACTATATTAAGCTTATCTTGACAGGTATTGGAAGAGCCGGGTCCAGAGAATACGAGATATGATAACTTGACACCAGCTATCGTGAAACCTGCTCCAACTCAAGGCGAGGATCTGCAAAATTTAgataattatgacccatttACTATGGAAATTCCGTATGAGGTACATATTTCTTTGATGTCACGTAAATGACCTGCGCAACTGTAATATAGATATGACGTATTATCATTTTTCTTTTCTAGATTGGTCTGTTACGGCGCTTCCACTTTTCATCGTCACAGCAATCTATGGGGGTCATAGCTAGAGTACTTGGACAGCCGCAAATGGTTTACTTTGTAAAAGGCGCACCTGAAAAAGTATACCTTTATTTCTAACAATCTGAATTTCTTGCGTCGTCAACTatctattcaatttaaattttgttattcaGGTCGCAAGTATGTGCAATCCCGAAACTCTTCCAGAAAATTTTAGTTCAGTGCTTAACGAGTATACATCTAACGGTTTCCGCGTGATCGGTCTCGCACATAAGAAGTTGGATCGTAAGATGAAATGGGTCGACGCACAGAGGATCAAGAGAGAGAATCTTGAGTGCGACATGGTTTTCCTAGGCTTTCTAGTCATGCAAAATAGCCTGAAGCCAGAAACGACCCAGGTGATTAAAGAGCTTCATGAAGCTAATATGAGACTGATTATGGTCACAGGTATGTTTAACTCTCTTAAAACTTGTATAACCcttataaatttaactttaacaaCGGTctaatacattgtttttttgtgtATAGGGGATAACATAATGACAGCTATGTCAGTCGCGCGAGGGTGTTTCATGGTGCAGCCGCATCAGAAAATAGTACTTATTACTGTAGGACAACAAAATACCGAGTCGCGACCTCCACTGTGTATGGAAGTAagtgctatttttttatataagtatgagtcattttattctaatatgatttttttaataatatcaaaacgatttttttacgtttttaggTAGTCGGTGAAGGCTGTCCGCCGAAATTATCGATAGATTCTTATGTGCTTGCACTGGAAGGCAAGACTTGGGCTGTGATACGTACTCATTATCCAGAATTGATGCCGACTATTTTAAGCCGAGGTAGGCAATAAAAGAAATCGTCATACTCGTACTTTAGTAATACTTGAAATAAAACGACAACCTACTCCAAAATTATCTGTACTGCTCTGAGCATAAATGTGTACCTTATTTTGTTAGATGACATTACTTccagtttataatattacatgcAGAGTACACCTTTTTTTCTTCATTGCCGTTggttttgtaaacattttaaagtagaAATACAAACATGTTAATTTGCATTGTGTATATACAGGCATGGTGTTCGGGCGGTTCGGTCCGGACCAGAAGACGCAGCTGGTGACGGCGCTGCAGGGCGAGGAGCTCAACGTGGGCATGTGCGGCGACGGCGCCAACGACTGCGGCGCGCTCAAGGCAGCACATGTCGGGATATCGCTGTCCGAGGCCGACGCATCGGGTGCGTTCCTATATACaatactattattaaattatcgTTACTCATGaaaaaaaagctataaaaatgcTATACCATATTTTCTCTTTACATCGACTTAAGATTGATTGTACGGAATTCCTTTGACAATCATTACGTTAgcagtttttaatataaaagtgttGAAGACATAACCGCAGTTGTTGAAGATATGTTACGATAATAAAACTTATACGTTTGCGGCGTTAACAAATAGGTCTAGAATTATGCAACAGTATTAGTACTTGATAGTAGTATTTACTAAAGTCCTATGTTTTAATTTCAGTGGCGGCTCCGTTCACTTCTCAAGAACAGAACATTCGTTGCGTAATACTGCTGGCTCTAGAAGGACGCTGCGCTCTCAGTACATCATTCGCTATCTTTAAATACATGGCGCTTTACTCCCTCATTCAGTTCTTCTCAATCCTTATTCTTTATAACGTAAGTATTTTGTGTGTTTTcttaatttacttagttttttaatatgatataGTTTAAAATCTACTTTGTCGTGGTTATCATTGAATTTGTAAGATACAAGCAAGTAAATATTTGCATACACCTTTTTTCAACGTCAACACTTCAACagtcaacaacaaaaatataaacaatggTTCACCATTATAAACAATGTGGTTGCAGTTCTACTCGATCCTGGGCAACAACCAGTTCCTGTACATCGACCTAGTGCTGACGACGCTGCTGGCGCTGTCGCTGGGCCGCGCGGCGCCGGGCCCGCTGCTCACGCGCCAGTCGCCGCCCGTGTCGCTCGTGGCGCTGGCCAGCATCCTGCCGCTCGTCATGCAGGTGTCGCTCGTGCTGCTCATGCAGGTGGCGCCCATCTACCTGCTCTACACGCAGCCCTGGTGAGTGACCACCCGCTGCGACCTGCTTCCGACCGAGCCTACTACTTACCTACTGTGAATGTGAATGAACTGTTGACATCTACATGGTTTAATTATTTCAGGTTTAAACCAGTGGAAGGTGGCCCTGATGTGGAGCAAGTACTCTGTTGGGAGAACACAGTCATCTTTATAATAAGCTCATTCCAGTACTTGATCATGGCTTGTGTTTATGCAAAAGGGTGGCCCTTCCGTCAACCGTTTTGTGCCAATTGTAAGTATACCCAGatatatctatgtatttttattgcaatgcAACTAcacttacaaataatataaagataccGCTTTTTCGAGTgacattttgttaaattatttcttttgttttagattACATGGTCATCACTCTGTTGACCCAATCGGTGTTCGTGATCGTTCTTCTGCTGTGTCCGTGGGATTGGCTCGCAGAATACATGGAAGTCGAAATGATGAAGACCGAGGACACCGAGCAAACGATGTTCCGCGTATATTTACTGCTCATCCCCATGCTCCACCTCGTTCTGGCTATAGCTATCGAGGTAAGTACACATTCGACGATCGATAGGCTCTCGTTTCTATAAGGCGGGTAAGTCTCGTACCAACGCATCCGAGCGAGTGAACTCGTATACGTGCACGCACGACTATATTCATGGACAAAAGTTTGGTTTTTTTACgtatacacaatattattttttgttcgtgTGCAAGTATGTCTTTTGTTCTATATAATTATGGagtaaataataaaggaatACGTTCCGTGGCAGGCGACGCTGTCGGACACGGAGAAGTTCTCGTGGCTGGCGCGCGCCGTGCGGCGGCGCTGCGGACACAAGCCGGACGCCGCGGGCGACGCCGCCTGCCCGCTGTGGCCGCCCAAGGACGACGCGCTGCTGTGCTGACACCCCCCGCGCCTCTCACCGCCCCCGCCTCCCCCGCCGTCTGCGCGCCACACACGAGCGGTACGCACCCGCACGACCAAAACCATATTTTATCTTCCACGTTTTCACACTTTTGCCCTGTTTCTCTCCTAACGAATTTTAATAACGATTTGAGGGTCCGTATTACTGGTTTATGAGTAAAATGGCATCGATGGTCGAGTGCGATTTCACGATGTAAGGTAAATATCTAGCTCGCTAACGTTGAGGTGATCCCGCATTCTAGGCCGAGACGTTACGGTGGTCGGTCGATGTGCGTGCGTCGCTTACTCCCGTTCGTGTCCCGAACGCTACCGCTATAGTTACCCTTATTAGTAGAGTTAGTGTAATGTCAGGCTCGTTCCTGCCGcctattttgttacaaaatttatatatttatttttagtgatCCCGGCGGCGGGCCTTAGGGCTGTTACTTAATTTTTAGGACCATAGTTAGTGATTAAAACTGTGCGGTTTTATTGGAGCGGCAGAGTTCTTTGTTTCGGCTCGGCCCTCTGAAGGTTGATTTTGTATTGCACGTAATGAACTTACACAGCCAAAACTTAACGTAACTGTATTTTATGAGTACTTAAATGTGATTGCGGCATTATACTTTTGCTGATTCGtaaaaaatgtcgatagcttTCGTGCAATCGTTTCAACCCCGCTATTGTCTTCGAGTCTGTGTAATATTGTCGCTCTAACGTCGATAATACACCCGACTTCTGCTGTGATAAAGGAATTCTCGGATATGTACTTCCGATGCTGAATATCTTAAACGTGTCTTTAGTGATAGTGGCGTAAATACGACAATGaactttaaatatgttattatattataaataatggtatGATACGATGGTTACTCCAACACAACATTCGAAACAGCAAGAACCAGAATTTAATTAAGCATCTCATTGCATCTCTATGTCTTTAGAGTTCTAAGATCTTACGCCACTGCATTAAGCATTTCcgtactattttgttttaaaagtagttCTAATACTGATTTCAGTACTCTGTAGGTATTTATTGTTGTAGTAAAAGTTATCAAAATGAATTTATCTTATTACgtttataacttatttataaaaatctgtacAGATGTTTCTTATGAAATAGAATCATGTCAACTTTTGtggtattattttatgtatattgaaatatatttaaagagtACTTATTTACACCTTGAGAATACAAAACTTGTCTGTCAAGGATGTTAGAAAAATGCAATTTGAATACTATTTGAAAAACGGAGTCATCTCTGATTATCAATCTTCTCCATTATTTAACTCATAAAAGTAGGAGGTATTCAATGCCAGGAGTGCCAAATGAATCTTGACAGACTAATACGCTGTACAAAAAATGATTATACTAACGGCATTTTCCATTTTTGAGTtgtttaatagttatttatctacattattattacatcgTAACAAATCTAACGTTTATCATTGCAATATTTGTCAAATGTTGAGAACTCAAATATATTTCGtatcttttgaaataatatttttctcgtATGGTAGTGAAGAGAGATGTCACAAAATATTACGATCataattctatgaaaataacGTAAGGTGGTTACTGAACAGTAACCTATCTTCGTG
The genomic region above belongs to Anticarsia gemmatalis isolate Benzon Research Colony breed Stoneville strain chromosome 5, ilAntGemm2 primary, whole genome shotgun sequence and contains:
- the LOC142972942 gene encoding polyamine-transporting ATPase 13A3-like isoform X2; the protein is MPNINNATVANVIGETQWQVLENSGDEQTIKIYGFKYSKLRATLFHTVCILLCGLPYFVLAYYPSYNRFKYTKCSLKTADEICVTDAEGLFKTEKVHEIDLNLSNHRDNKLRYFIYQHSRFIWLNDQGAFINVLALNEKLTIGLLMENMSGINKRQQNELIKLYGTNSVEVEVKSYWTLFVNEVFNPFYLFQVFSIILWSLDEYYQYATCVFLLSTGTCMLALYQTKQMSKNLHKMAGSTSSFTVTVLRPTRMGREECVVNASRLVPGDVLVLPPDGCIMPCDAMLLTGTCIVNESMLTGESVPVMKGPPCVSPEIYSTENHKRHTIFAGTHVIQTRFYGNNQVLAKVVRTGFYTSKGELIKSILFPKQFDFQFYKDAVKFVIFMFCIAAIGMGYSIWLYVLRGSLATTIVLRTLDIITIVVPPALPAAMTAGIVYSQRRLRRNKIFCVSPPRIIICGKLQVMCFDKTGTLTEDGLDFYAVIPSRSGEKFGERVVEVGALPAASPLVQALASCHSLTSIQGQLKGDPLDLKMFEFTQWVLEEPGPENTRYDNLTPAIVKPAPTQGEDLQNLDNYDPFTMEIPYEIGLLRRFHFSSSQQSMGVIARVLGQPQMVYFVKGAPEKVASMCNPETLPENFSSVLNEYTSNGFRVIGLAHKKLDRKMKWVDAQRIKRENLECDMVFLGFLVMQNSLKPETTQVIKELHEANMRLIMVTGDNIMTAMSVARGCFMVQPHQKIVLITVGQQNTESRPPLCMEVVGEGCPPKLSIDSYVLALEGKTWAVIRTHYPELMPTILSRGMVFGRFGPDQKTQLVTALQGEELNVGMCGDGANDCGALKAAHVGISLSEADASVAAPFTSQEQNIRCVILLALEGRCALSTSFAIFKYMALYSLIQFFSILILYNFYSILGNNQFLYIDLVLTTLLALSLGRAAPGPLLTRQSPPVSLVALASILPLVMQVSLVLLMQVAPIYLLYTQPWFKPVEGGPDVEQVLCWENTVIFIISSFQYLIMACVYAKGWPFRQPFCANYYMVITLLTQSVFVIVLLLCPWDWLAEYMEVEMMKTEDTEQTMFRVYLLLIPMLHLVLAIAIEATLSDTEKFSWLARAVRRRCGHKPDAAGDAACPLWPPKDDALLC
- the LOC142972942 gene encoding polyamine-transporting ATPase 13A3-like isoform X1 codes for the protein MPNINNATVANDEYEVIGETQWQVLENSGDEQTIKIYGFKYSKLRATLFHTVCILLCGLPYFVLAYYPSYNRFKYTKCSLKTADEICVTDAEGLFKTEKVHEIDLNLSNHRDNKLRYFIYQHSRFIWLNDQGAFINVLALNEKLTIGLLMENMSGINKRQQNELIKLYGTNSVEVEVKSYWTLFVNEVFNPFYLFQVFSIILWSLDEYYQYATCVFLLSTGTCMLALYQTKQMSKNLHKMAGSTSSFTVTVLRPTRMGREECVVNASRLVPGDVLVLPPDGCIMPCDAMLLTGTCIVNESMLTGESVPVMKGPPCVSPEIYSTENHKRHTIFAGTHVIQTRFYGNNQVLAKVVRTGFYTSKGELIKSILFPKQFDFQFYKDAVKFVIFMFCIAAIGMGYSIWLYVLRGSLATTIVLRTLDIITIVVPPALPAAMTAGIVYSQRRLRRNKIFCVSPPRIIICGKLQVMCFDKTGTLTEDGLDFYAVIPSRSGEKFGERVVEVGALPAASPLVQALASCHSLTSIQGQLKGDPLDLKMFEFTQWVLEEPGPENTRYDNLTPAIVKPAPTQGEDLQNLDNYDPFTMEIPYEIGLLRRFHFSSSQQSMGVIARVLGQPQMVYFVKGAPEKVASMCNPETLPENFSSVLNEYTSNGFRVIGLAHKKLDRKMKWVDAQRIKRENLECDMVFLGFLVMQNSLKPETTQVIKELHEANMRLIMVTGDNIMTAMSVARGCFMVQPHQKIVLITVGQQNTESRPPLCMEVVGEGCPPKLSIDSYVLALEGKTWAVIRTHYPELMPTILSRGMVFGRFGPDQKTQLVTALQGEELNVGMCGDGANDCGALKAAHVGISLSEADASVAAPFTSQEQNIRCVILLALEGRCALSTSFAIFKYMALYSLIQFFSILILYNFYSILGNNQFLYIDLVLTTLLALSLGRAAPGPLLTRQSPPVSLVALASILPLVMQVSLVLLMQVAPIYLLYTQPWFKPVEGGPDVEQVLCWENTVIFIISSFQYLIMACVYAKGWPFRQPFCANYYMVITLLTQSVFVIVLLLCPWDWLAEYMEVEMMKTEDTEQTMFRVYLLLIPMLHLVLAIAIEATLSDTEKFSWLARAVRRRCGHKPDAAGDAACPLWPPKDDALLC